Part of the Echeneis naucrates chromosome 18, fEcheNa1.1, whole genome shotgun sequence genome is shown below.
TCGACTCTGATCAGTCTGTCTAAACATCTGTGAGAATTACGTGTTGTGTTCACTGACAGTGGGAGAATTCAGCCTCAcagctctcctcttccttttcctgtgtCGAGGtgctttcctgttttgtgtgtgtgtaggtgtatgtgtgtgtatgtatgtatgtatgtacacgCTAACTGTGTGACTGTCCCCTCAGTACGCTCTCTACAAGAAGATGACCCAGGCAGCCATCTTGATCCAGTCCAAGTTCAGGTCCTACTATGAGCAGAAGCGTTTCCAGCAGAGCCGCCGTGCGGCGGTCCTCATCCAGCAGTACTACCGCAGCTACAAAGAGTACGAGCGACTCAAACAGGCGCCGCGTGGTGCCGCCAGCCACAACCCCAAGATCAAGTAAGAGCCGGACACACACCTGTCACCATGGTTACGTCTCTGTCAGCTGGTTGGTAGGTTTACCTGCAGATGGAGAGCTTCAGAGCTCTAGAGATTTGAaacagctgacctctgaccccattCACATCACAGGCAGAACTGATGGAGCtttttgatgatgtcacacCAACCAGTTCAGATCAGTGATTGACAGCAGACATCGATTATTTTTCCATCAGGGGATCGTTCTTAACCAAGAAACAGGACCAGGCTGCGAGGAAGATCATGAGGTTCCTGAGACGCTGCAGGCACAGGtgacacacgcacgcacacacacaccgacacactcATAGgtggcatgcacacacacagacacacagctgacaccCACACAGGTCAGACTTGTGTTGATGTTTCTCAGGATCAAAGAgctgaaacagagcagagagctggagagacGAGGACTGACCACGTAGAGCTGCTGACGTCCATCATGGAGGACAAACGGACAGAGAGGCCTGACGTCTCATCCATCTATCTGCTGAGCTGCTCTCCTGGTTGAATGTAAATGTCTGCAGCTCCATGTCCAAACTTTCCGCCCTCCTGCCTCAAAGGCGCTGGTCGTTGGGTTGTTCTCGCCCTGAGTCGAGCCTCACAGGATGTAGAGGAGTCTGACTCAGCTCTGTGATccaggaagtgatgtcactgCTGGATCAGTGTGACAGCCGGTCTGCGCAGAAGCAGGCGGTTGTAAATTCACCAGAATAAAAAAGAGGTCATCTCATGATTTGAATCAACAGCCTACTGAGCctggtgcatgctgggatacTTGGAGACAAACCCCCCAGGTGGAGCAGGAACTCAGACTGAGAACGGATCACTTATCCCTCCTGAGAGGCAAAGCTCAGGGCAAAACAAACCACCTCCTCCCATAATCCTTTGCTGTGCAGGTGAGAGGAAGTAGAGGCCTGAATGTTCCAGGTGGAAGTAAAAGGAAGCTCCAGATTATTTAAATACGCCGAAAAAGAGGAATATATATTCTACAGATTTCTAGAAGCTATGgatgtttatttattacagcATGATCTGTTAGAGCAGCTGTACCTGTCTgactacctgtctgtctgtaccgGTCTGACGTtacctgtctgtccctgtctctctcagtctgtACCCGTCTCTGTctttacctgtctgtctctctctctctctctctctctgtacctgTCTCTACctttacctgtctgtctctctctctctctctctctctgtctgtacctgtctgtctctctctgtacctgtctgtctttacctgtctgtctctctctgtctgtaccTGTCTGACTTTacctgtctttttctctctctctctttctgtctgtctgtacccGTCTCTGTctttacctgtctgtctgtctctctctctgtctgtaccCGTCCCTGTctttacctgtctgtctctctctctctctctctctgtgtaccCGTCTGCGGCACAGACTGGAAGGTGAAGTCTTAAGGATCCCACCTCTGACGTTCTGATCTTTGGTTCACACCTGAACCATCAGCTctgtgaggtcagaggtcagacgGGGTTCCCTGTTTCTTAATGAGCGGCACCAACGCTTTTCCGCCGCCTCTCGAGCCCCTGTTTTGATACGGTGACCACCCCGTCGTCATGGAAACCACAGCATGAGTTCTTTGAGTTGTTGGGCTGTTGCAGTGAAGCTTTGCATgagtttgtatttaaatgttcaaaaccTTCAACATGAACATCAGATCAAtaaatcagctgttttctgttggtcTGGTTCTGTTTCCTGTGGTTTTTCCAGTCGGGGCGTTTGGTCAAAAGTAAAACTCATGataatgacatcacagatggAGCTATTAAAATGGATCAGAAGTCAAATTTGgaataaaatctttattttcaaaatgttttcagttttctcaaaAAGTCAgagatttttgtttctttaaatgtgaaactgagtcaaacaaacaggaagaggaagtggaagCCCCATCACCGTGGCAACGAGCCAGGACTCACAGCGTCCACTTCAAacacctgcagagacagaggaggacgTCAGAGGGACAGGTGAGAGGACGTCCCCCCGGCGTCCCCCCACACCTACCTGGTCTCTCGGTGCGTGCACagacacctgctgctgcagtagcGCCCCCCGCAGGTGGTGCAGGTGTAGTGAGACGGGAAACCGCAAACGCAGCAGAAGTGACGGGGGGGCAGCGGTGAGGGAggggctgctgctgacaggtAGTTGGGCTCCGGCTTTTCCGATAGGTTCTgccaatcagagaacagaggaggagtCGGCTGGCGGCCGATCGGCCaatgagagagcagcagagctgtgaCTCACCTCCTCCTCGAGCAGGGTGGTGAAGTTCTTCCTGAATCTCTGTTTGAAGTGATCGCCTcgtgtcttcctcttcttcttctctggacacacaaacgcacacagtcAGCGGACGAGCATGTGGCGGCGGCGCCCTATGACGTCACTGTAAACGCTCACCTGGCTCCTCTGTCTCACTGAAGGCTGGCAGACGGGCGGTCGGTccggggggagggagggaggacagagggtCGTCCTGGATGAGACAAACACACGGCAGCTCGAAATGAAACAGCCAATCACTGAACAGTAACAGGAATAATtagctgatgacatcactgctgtCAGCCAATCACCGACCTGGAAGTTGTCTTTCTCCAGAGCCTCCAACTGCCGAGTCAGCCTCCTCTGCCTGGTGGCCTCATCCAGGACCCGACGCTGTCCTGCCTCTACTCGGGCTGGGGGGgcaggagacagaggggagagagaggatggggtgAGACAGGAAACGGGAGAGAGATGATGGGGTGAGACAGGAAAcgggagagagaggacggggTGAGACAGGAAAcgggagagagaggacggggTGAGACAGGAAAcgggagagagaggacggggtgagacaggaaacagagtggagagagaggacggggtgagacaggaaacaagagtggagagagaggatgggatgagacaggagagaggacgggggggggggcaggaaacagaggggagagagaggatggggtgAGACAGGAAacgggagagagaggggagagaaaggggagagaggagagaggacgggGGGGCAGgaaacagaggggagagagaggatggggtgAGACAGGAAAcgggagagagaggacggggtgagacaggaaacagaggggagagaaaggggagagaggagagaggacgggGGGGGCAGgaaacagaggggagagagaggatggggtgAGACAGGAAAcgggagagagaggacggggtgagacaggaaacagaggggagagagaggggagagagaggatggggtgAGACAGGAAACGGGAGAGAGATGATGGggtgagacaggaaacagaggggagagagaggatggggtgagacatgagagagaggagagagaggatggggtgagacatgagagagaggagagagaggatggggtgagacaggagagagagaggagagaggatggg
Proteins encoded:
- the znhit1 gene encoding zinc finger HIT domain-containing protein 1, with the translated sequence MVLEKKVSARVEAGQRRVLDEATRQRRLTRQLEALEKDNFQDDPLSSLPPPGPTARLPAFSETEEPEKKKRKTRGDHFKQRFRKNFTTLLEEENLSEKPEPNYLSAAAPPSPLPPRHFCCVCGFPSHYTCTTCGGRYCSSRCLCTHRETRCLKWTL